The sequence CAGTTTAACACGGGTAAACAATTATTAGCATATATAAAAGAGCATCCGGTAGATGCTGTTTTTCTGGATATTGAAATGCCGGGTGTTAACGGTCTTCAGCTTTCCGGGCAGATCCTGGATCTTAATGAGAATATCAACGTTGTTTTCGTCACTGCTTTTAATCAATATGCGGTTGAGGCTTTTGAATTACAGGCCATGGACTATATCATGAAGCCTTTAACCGAAGAACGGCTGGGTAAAACGGTAACTCGGCTTTTGAAAAGCAAAAAAGCGGTTCAGCATCAGGGCAAACCTTTTATTCAGTGCTTTGGGGACTTTGAAGTTTTCCAGGAGGGGAAGGCACTGGCCTGGAAAAACACCAAGGCCAAGGAAGTATTGGCCTTTTTGGTTCACAAAGAGGGTGTGCCGGTTGACTGGGAAAAGATCAGTGATGCGGTTTGGCCGGAATATAATTCAGAAAAAGCCCAGACGAATTTTCACGCGACAACCTATTTGCTGCGCAAAAAATTGACGGAGGCCGGACTGTCTCACATCCTGGAAAGCGGTCGGGGTAATTACCGGATTAACAAAGATCAGGTTATTTGTGATCTCTATCAACTGGAAGGGGCGGTCAGGGGCATACGGCACCCTGGCAATGAAGAGACTCGCTTGCTTGAGCAGTTGAAGCAAAGGGGTTATATGGAAGGGAGCGGCTATAGATGGGCCTATGCCAAAGCTGCTGAACTTGATGGAATATGTAAAAAGCTCTTGAGAATTTATTAATTTGAAAATATTTTTGGTTTAATTGTTTTATGTTTATATAAAAGGTCAAAAAACGTTGATTTATCAGGGTTTAAGCAAGTGCTCCCCAGGACTGATACAGTCCTGGGGAGCACTTTTCATTTAGGGTTCATTTAGGCAGGGGTGTCTAAGATAGAATTTATAAAAAAAAGCGCGAAGATTAGGGGAGGATTTAAAACGTGAGAGTGTTTAGAAAATCAGTAAGTCTATTGATGATTTTGGCATTGGCCTTGACCCTGTTTCCTTTAGGGAATAAAGCAGCACTGGCGGGTACGGCATCAGCTTTCCGGCCGTTTATTCCCGCTCAGCAATGGTTTTTTGAGTCCCCGAAAGCCGTAGCTGTTGACGGCAGCGATATTTACGTCGGTACTTCTGCCGGCGATATTAGTCCCTACCAGATCACCAAAGTAAGCTCCACCGGCGAGCTTCTGGAGTCCTGGGGAATTCAGGGCAGTGAAAATGGTCAAATTGATGAATTAACGGACATCGCTGTAGACGGGGACGGCAATGTCTATGTTGCGGATTCGGGCAATAACCGAGTTCAGAAGTTCAGTTCAGCCGGTGATTTCATCATGATGCTGGAGAGCAGCGGAAATGCTGAATACCCTATGTCTCCCAGAGGGGTTGCGGCGGACAGTGATGGAAACATCTATGTCACCTATGAAACCGATAATCGGGTTGAAAAGTTTGATTCGTCAGGGCAAGTGGACAGTGATTGGTGGAATCAGGCCGCTGGAGATTATCAATTCAGCCAGCCAACGGACATCGCTGTGGACAAGGACGGCAATGTTTATGTTGCGGATACCGACATGGGTCGAATCGTCCAATTTACTTCAGCCGGCGATCTTTTGCTGATGTTTGGCGAAGAAGATGAAGATGGAGAAGACCAGCTTATTGAGCCGATAGGTGTTGCGGTGGACAGCAGCGGAAATGTATATGCAGTGGATGCTCATACTAAGCAAATTCTGAAATTCAATGCTTCAGGCAATCTGCTATTGAACTGGGGAGGCGAAGGCCGGGATGATGACCAGTTTGACGATCCCTGCAGTATTGCGGTGGATAGTGGGGATCAGATTTATGTTGCGGATAGTGAGAACAACCGAATTCAAAAATTTGCTTCATCAGGCGACTTCCTGAAAAAATGGGGCAGGGGCGGCAGCGCTGACGGCGAATTTTCACTGCCCTTTGGAATCGCCAGGGACAGTGAGGGCAATATCTATGTTTCCGATACGACTAATAACCGGATCGAGAAATTTGATTCTACAGGTGCGTTTGTGACAACCTGGGGCAGCTTCGGCAAGGATAATCACCAGTTAGATATGCCCATGGGTATTGTGGTGGATCCAGACGACAATGTCTATGTTGCCGATATGAATAATAACAGAATTCAGAAGTTTGATGCTTCAGGCGGTTACTTAGCAACCATTGAGAGCTCGGAAGAAACGGACTTGAGCATCAATAAGCCAATGGGTTTGGCGGCGGATGGCAGCGGTATTTTTGTCACTGAGCTGATGAACCATCGGGTGCAAAAATTCGCTTCTTCAGGCGCTTCCCTGGGGACCCTGGGAGGGACCGATCCCGGTACCGGCCCCGGCGAGTTTGCCGCTCCCGGCAGTGTAGCTGTGGACAGTGCTGGCAATATCTATGTGCTTGATACCCAAAACAGCCGGGTCCAGAAGTTCAGGGAGTTTAGTGCTGAAGGTTTTGAGAGAGAGTGGGGGAGCTTTGGCAGCGAGGACGGCCAGTTTATAAACCCCAATGGCATTGCCGTGGACAGTGCGGGCAATGTCTATGTTTCCGATGGCGGTAACTATCGGATACAAAAGTTCAGTTCCTCAGGGGAATTCCTTGAAAAATGGGGCAGCCCTGGAGTTGATGCCGGCCAGTTTCTTATGCCAGGTTCTGTAATGGTTGACGGCAATAATAGCATTTATGTTGTGGACAGCGGCAACAACCGAATTCAAAAGCTGGGGGGAACGGCTCCAATCCGGTATAGGGTGACCTTCGACAGCAATGGCGGCAGTACCGTTGCAGCAATCGGTGATATTGCGGCCAATGGAACAGTAACCTTGCCCGCAGCGCCAACGAAGGCAGGCTTCACCTTTGCCGGCTGGTACACCGACAATGGAGCATTTGCCCATGGGTTTACCTCATCGACTCCGGTAACCGGAAATATAACGGTTTATGCAAAATGGACGGCGGTTCCGGCACCCAGCGGCTTTATACCGATCATTCCCAACGGACAATGGTTCTTTGACGTTCCAAGAGCTGCAGCGGTGGATAGCAGCAGCAATATCTATATTGTCGATTCCAATCGGCATCAGATCAAGAAATTAAGTTCGATGGGGGAAATTCTGGCCACATGGGGCAGCTATGGCAATGAAAATGGCCAGATGAATGTTCCGGGTCATATTGCCCTGGACAGTGAAGACAATGTCTATGTCGCTGATACGGGGAATAATCGGATACAAAAGTTCAGTTCCACAGGGGAATACTTGATGAAGTTTGGCAGCAGCGGCAGCGGTGAGGGACAATTTAGGAATCCCAAAAGTGTGACCGTGGACAGCGCCGGGAATATCTATGTTGCAGATACTACGAACAAGCGGATTCAAAAATTTGATTCCGATGGTGCTTTTATTCTGGAATGGGAGACTAGTCCGGCCAGTGGAGATTACCAGCTTAATCAGTTAACCGATATTGCGGTGGATATCCACGACTATGTCTATGTGGTTGATGCCAACGACCAACGGGTGCATAAATTTACCTCTGCCGGCGTTTATGTAGGGGCAATCGGGGGACCGGGCGGTACCGGCGACCCACTGAACCTTCCGCTGGGTTTGACCGTGGATCAAGAGGGATACATCTATGTTGCCGATGCACTTAACTACCAGATTCAAAAGTACAGTGCGGAAGGGGAGTTTCTGGCTAAGTGGGGAAGTCAGGGGGTGGGGAATGTTCAGTTTGGCGCCCCGCAAGATGTTGCGACAGACAGCAGCGGTAATGTTTATGTGGTGGATAGCGGGAATAAGCGGATTCAAAAATTTGACTCATCAGGCAGCTTCCTGAAGAAGTGGGGAAGCAACGGTTCGGATCAAGGGGAATTCAATCGTCCGCAAGGAATTGCTGTGGACAGTGAGGGCAATATCTATGTCGCGGACAGTAATAATCACAGGATTCAAAAATTCAATGCCGCGGGTGCGTTTATGACAACCTGGGGGAGCTTCGGCACTGAGCTGGGTCAGTTTAACTCGCCTAAGGGAATCGCCGTGGACAGTAACGGCAATGTTTACGTTGCCGACGTCGAAAACGATCGCGTTCAGAAGTTTGACTCGATGGGGGGAAATCCGCAAGGGTTTGGCAGCACCGGTACAGACGAAGGAGAATTTAAAAAGCCATCAGGAGTCGCGGTGGATAGTGACGGCAACATATATGTGGTTGAAGCCATGAATCATCGGATGCAGAAGTTCGATTCTGCATTCCAGCCCCAATATACGTGGGGGGGAACCGGTTACGGCAATGGTGATGGTCAGTTTAACAGCCCAAGTGGTGTAACCGTTGACAGCAGCGGCAATATCTATGTGCTTGATAACAATAACAATCGGGTGCAAAAGTTTGATGCCAATGGCGAATTTGTCTTAAAGTGGGGGAGTCCGGGAGCCGGTGACAGCCAGTTTTTATTCCCCCATGGAATTGCCGTAGACAGTGCCGGCAATGTTTATGTTGCAGACACCAGCGCCAATTGGATTAGAAAGTACACTCCTGAAGGTACTTTGTTGGCAAAATGGGGAACCCGCGGGAACAGTGCCGGTCAGTTTGACAATCCGTATGGCATAGCGGCGGATAGTGCCGGCAACGTTTATGTGGCCGATACCAATAACAATAGAATTCAAAAACTGGCACCCGCCTACACTGTGACCTTTGACAGCAACGGAGGCAGTCCGGTTGCAGCAATCAGCAATGTGACAGCCAACGCCACAGTAACCTTACCGGCAGCTCCAACCAAAGAAGGCTACACTTTTGCCGGCTGGTACACAGATAATGGAGTCTTCGCTCAGGCCTTTACGGCAGCGACACCGGTGACAGGCAATCTAACAGTCTATGCCAAGTGGACGGCGGCTTCGGCAACCCATACGGTGACTTTTGACAGCAACGGAGGCAGCCCGGTTGTAGCAATCAGCAATGTGACCGCTAACGCCACAGTAACCTTACCAGTGGCTCCAACCAAAGAAGGCTACACTTTTGCCGGCTGGTACACAGATAATGGAGTCTTCGCTCAGGCCTTTACGGCATCGACACCGGTGACAGGCAGTATAACAGTCTATGCCAAGTGGACGGCGGCTTCGGCAACCCATACGGTGACCTTCAACAGCAACGGCGGCAGTCCAGTTGCAGCAATCAGCAATGTGACAGCCAACGCCACAGTAACCTTACCGGCAGCTCCAACCAAAGAAGGCTACACTTTTGCCGGCTGGTACACAGATAATGGAGTCTTCGCTCAGGCCTTTACGGCATCGACTCCAGTGACAGCAGACCTGACAGTCTATGCGAAATGGACACGGAATTCATCGGGCGGTAACGATGGCGGCGGTGGCAGCGGCGGCTCCACCTCAACCCCCACCCCTGCCACTGTTACCGGAAACGTTAAAAATAGCAGTAACGGCAGCACCGTAGCCAATATAACCGCTGCGGTTACCCGGGACAGCAAAAACCGGCTGACCCTTACCATGCCGGCAGACCAGCTCGTCGTTGTCAAACAGCCCAATGGCACAACCACTCCCTTAATCGATGATGTGTCTAAGGTTTCAATTGTCGGCGAAAATGGGACTGCCCTCACCGTCTCGGCCAAGGGTACCCTTCAGGTCTCCGGCCTGGCACAGGGCACAGACCACACCTATACGATCAGTTATGATTTTGGGAAGGGCCAGAAAATTAACCTGGGCACTCTGGCCATAAAAATTGACAAAAAGGGCAATGTGTCGGAGCTTACCGTCACCTTGATTGACCCCTATGGCATTCTCACAGACGGAGCAACCGGCGAAGTGATTGCCGGAGCCCAGGTGACCCTTTACTATGCGGATACCGCCAGAAATAAAGCTGCAGACAAAACCCCGGGAGCCCTGGTGGAGCTTCCTGTTCTGAAAGATTTTGAGCCCAACAACAACAAAAATCCTCAGATCAGTGATGAGAACGGAGCCTATGGGTTCATGGTTTACCCCACCACGGATTACTACCTGGTGGCCGGCAAAGAGGGGTATGAAGAGTATAAGAGTCCCACCATCAGCGTAGAACAAGACCTCGTCAAATGGGATATTCAAATGATAAAAGCCAGCACAGGAGTCAACCGGTTAGCCGGCTTAAATCAAGTGGATACGGCCTTGGCAATTGCCCAAGCAACCTTCCCCGGGAAACTGAACCAGGTTGTCTTAGCCACTGCGGATAATTATCCGGATGCCTTAGCAGGAAGCGTTCTGGCCTACCAATTGAATGCGCCCATACTCTTAGTGGGAAGTCAAGAAGCTGACCAAGAGAAGGTCATGGAGTACCTTAATAACAGTTTAAATCTAACAGGAGAAGTCTATATCCTGGGAGGTACAGCGGTGGTCAGCAGGGATATGGAAGCCAAAATCCAGGCCGGGGGTTTCAGCCGTATCACCCGTCTCGCCGGAATAGA comes from Desulfosporosinus meridiei DSM 13257 and encodes:
- a CDS encoding response regulator yields the protein MIRIVAVDDEMHVLERFRGIVAEFKELELCGQFNTGKQLLAYIKEHPVDAVFLDIEMPGVNGLQLSGQILDLNENINVVFVTAFNQYAVEAFELQAMDYIMKPLTEERLGKTVTRLLKSKKAVQHQGKPFIQCFGDFEVFQEGKALAWKNTKAKEVLAFLVHKEGVPVDWEKISDAVWPEYNSEKAQTNFHATTYLLRKKLTEAGLSHILESGRGNYRINKDQVICDLYQLEGAVRGIRHPGNEETRLLEQLKQRGYMEGSGYRWAYAKAAELDGICKKLLRIY
- a CDS encoding InlB B-repeat-containing protein — encoded protein: MRVFRKSVSLLMILALALTLFPLGNKAALAGTASAFRPFIPAQQWFFESPKAVAVDGSDIYVGTSAGDISPYQITKVSSTGELLESWGIQGSENGQIDELTDIAVDGDGNVYVADSGNNRVQKFSSAGDFIMMLESSGNAEYPMSPRGVAADSDGNIYVTYETDNRVEKFDSSGQVDSDWWNQAAGDYQFSQPTDIAVDKDGNVYVADTDMGRIVQFTSAGDLLLMFGEEDEDGEDQLIEPIGVAVDSSGNVYAVDAHTKQILKFNASGNLLLNWGGEGRDDDQFDDPCSIAVDSGDQIYVADSENNRIQKFASSGDFLKKWGRGGSADGEFSLPFGIARDSEGNIYVSDTTNNRIEKFDSTGAFVTTWGSFGKDNHQLDMPMGIVVDPDDNVYVADMNNNRIQKFDASGGYLATIESSEETDLSINKPMGLAADGSGIFVTELMNHRVQKFASSGASLGTLGGTDPGTGPGEFAAPGSVAVDSAGNIYVLDTQNSRVQKFREFSAEGFEREWGSFGSEDGQFINPNGIAVDSAGNVYVSDGGNYRIQKFSSSGEFLEKWGSPGVDAGQFLMPGSVMVDGNNSIYVVDSGNNRIQKLGGTAPIRYRVTFDSNGGSTVAAIGDIAANGTVTLPAAPTKAGFTFAGWYTDNGAFAHGFTSSTPVTGNITVYAKWTAVPAPSGFIPIIPNGQWFFDVPRAAAVDSSSNIYIVDSNRHQIKKLSSMGEILATWGSYGNENGQMNVPGHIALDSEDNVYVADTGNNRIQKFSSTGEYLMKFGSSGSGEGQFRNPKSVTVDSAGNIYVADTTNKRIQKFDSDGAFILEWETSPASGDYQLNQLTDIAVDIHDYVYVVDANDQRVHKFTSAGVYVGAIGGPGGTGDPLNLPLGLTVDQEGYIYVADALNYQIQKYSAEGEFLAKWGSQGVGNVQFGAPQDVATDSSGNVYVVDSGNKRIQKFDSSGSFLKKWGSNGSDQGEFNRPQGIAVDSEGNIYVADSNNHRIQKFNAAGAFMTTWGSFGTELGQFNSPKGIAVDSNGNVYVADVENDRVQKFDSMGGNPQGFGSTGTDEGEFKKPSGVAVDSDGNIYVVEAMNHRMQKFDSAFQPQYTWGGTGYGNGDGQFNSPSGVTVDSSGNIYVLDNNNNRVQKFDANGEFVLKWGSPGAGDSQFLFPHGIAVDSAGNVYVADTSANWIRKYTPEGTLLAKWGTRGNSAGQFDNPYGIAADSAGNVYVADTNNNRIQKLAPAYTVTFDSNGGSPVAAISNVTANATVTLPAAPTKEGYTFAGWYTDNGVFAQAFTAATPVTGNLTVYAKWTAASATHTVTFDSNGGSPVVAISNVTANATVTLPVAPTKEGYTFAGWYTDNGVFAQAFTASTPVTGSITVYAKWTAASATHTVTFNSNGGSPVAAISNVTANATVTLPAAPTKEGYTFAGWYTDNGVFAQAFTASTPVTADLTVYAKWTRNSSGGNDGGGGSGGSTSTPTPATVTGNVKNSSNGSTVANITAAVTRDSKNRLTLTMPADQLVVVKQPNGTTTPLIDDVSKVSIVGENGTALTVSAKGTLQVSGLAQGTDHTYTISYDFGKGQKINLGTLAIKIDKKGNVSELTVTLIDPYGILTDGATGEVIAGAQVTLYYADTARNKAADKTPGALVELPVLKDFEPNNNKNPQISDENGAYGFMVYPTTDYYLVAGKEGYEEYKSPTISVEQDLVKWDIQMIKASTGVNRLAGLNQVDTALAIAQATFPGKLNQVVLATADNYPDALAGSVLAYQLNAPILLVGSQEADQEKVMEYLNNSLNLTGEVYILGGTAVVSRDMEAKIQAGGFSRITRLAGIDRYETALKIAEHLGVKSGTPVILAYGESYPDALSVSSIAARMQSPIFLVPQDGLSGDIKEAIARIMPSKVYIIGGTAVVSPAVEAQAAELTSLDKTKIVRIGGQDAYETSLAVANYFNESGSSLCLATGNNFPDALTGSVYAAKHNAPIILVDSSLSNSFIEYIKTRKLRGMTLFGGTAVVNTGIEEQLRSLLEK